One part of the Pseudomonas leptonychotis genome encodes these proteins:
- the lon gene encoding endopeptidase La, with the protein MKTTIELPLLPLRDVVVYPHMVIPLFVGREKSIEALEAAMTGEKQILLLAQKNPADDDPDEAGLYRVGTVATVLQLLKLPDGTVKVLVEGEQRGEIEQFIEADGHYRAEVQLIDDVEAAERESEVFTRSLLSQFEQYVQLGKKVPAEVLASLNGIDEPSRLVDTMAAHMVLKIEQKQEILELTDLTARVEHVLALLDAEIDLLQVEKRIRGRVKKQMERSQREYYLNEQMKAIQKELGDSEEGHNELDELRKRIDNAGLTAEALTKANAELNKLKQMSPMSAEATVVRSYIDWLVNVPWKAQSKVRLDLARAEAILDADHYGLDEVKERILEYLAVQKRVKKIKGPVLCLVGPPGVGKTSLAESIASATNRKFVRMALGGVRDEAEIRGHRRTYIGSMPGRLIQKMTKVGVRNPLFLLDEIDKMGQDMRGDPASALLEVLDPEQNHNFNDHYLEVDYDLSDVMFLCTANSMNIPGPLLDRMEVIRLPGYTEAEKINIAIKYLAPKQVQANGLKKTELVFEEAAIRDIIRYYTREAGVRGLERQLAKVCRKVVKEHTTEKRFQVTATADSLEHFLGVRKHRYGLAEQQDQIGQVTGLAWTQVGGELLTIEAVVVPGKGQLIKTGSLGDVMLESITAAQTVVRSRAKSLGVPVDFYEKQDIHIHMPEGATPKDGPSAGVGMCTALVSALTQIPVRADVAMTGEITLRGQVLAIGGLKEKLLAAHRGGIKTVIIPEENVRDLKEIPENIKQDLQIKPVKWIDEVLQIALQYAPEPLPDAAPMVAKDEKRETDSKERISTH; encoded by the coding sequence ATGAAGACAACCATCGAATTGCCTCTCCTGCCGCTGCGCGATGTTGTGGTCTATCCGCACATGGTCATTCCGTTATTCGTCGGGCGTGAGAAATCCATTGAGGCCCTTGAGGCTGCGATGACGGGTGAGAAGCAGATTCTGCTCCTTGCCCAGAAAAATCCTGCAGACGACGACCCTGATGAGGCCGGTCTCTATCGTGTCGGTACGGTCGCCACTGTATTGCAGTTACTGAAATTACCGGACGGTACGGTAAAGGTGCTGGTCGAGGGCGAGCAGCGCGGCGAGATTGAGCAGTTTATTGAGGCTGACGGTCATTACCGGGCTGAAGTGCAACTGATCGATGATGTTGAAGCGGCTGAGCGTGAGTCTGAGGTCTTTACGCGTAGCTTGCTCAGCCAGTTCGAGCAGTATGTGCAGCTGGGTAAAAAGGTCCCCGCGGAGGTGCTTGCATCTCTCAACGGCATCGATGAGCCGAGTCGACTGGTCGACACCATGGCAGCGCACATGGTGCTGAAAATCGAGCAGAAGCAGGAAATTCTTGAGCTCACCGACCTTACTGCTCGCGTTGAACATGTGCTCGCGCTACTTGATGCCGAAATCGATCTGCTGCAGGTCGAGAAGCGCATCCGTGGCAGGGTCAAGAAGCAAATGGAGCGCAGTCAGCGCGAGTACTATCTGAATGAGCAGATGAAGGCCATTCAGAAGGAACTGGGTGACAGTGAGGAAGGGCATAACGAACTCGATGAGCTGAGAAAGCGCATCGACAATGCAGGCCTAACAGCTGAAGCGCTAACCAAAGCCAACGCCGAGTTGAATAAGCTCAAGCAAATGTCACCGATGTCAGCCGAAGCCACTGTGGTGCGCTCCTACATCGATTGGTTGGTTAATGTGCCGTGGAAAGCCCAGAGCAAAGTACGCCTCGATCTGGCGCGTGCCGAAGCGATCCTCGATGCAGATCATTACGGCTTGGATGAGGTCAAGGAACGTATCCTTGAGTACCTCGCCGTGCAAAAGCGCGTGAAGAAAATCAAGGGGCCAGTACTCTGCCTGGTCGGCCCCCCAGGGGTCGGTAAAACCTCACTGGCTGAGTCGATTGCCAGTGCCACTAACCGCAAATTCGTGCGTATGGCCCTCGGTGGCGTGCGTGATGAGGCCGAAATTCGTGGTCACCGGCGTACTTATATTGGCTCGATGCCCGGTCGCCTGATCCAGAAAATGACCAAGGTTGGCGTGCGCAACCCGCTTTTTCTGCTCGATGAAATCGACAAAATGGGTCAGGACATGCGTGGTGACCCTGCGTCGGCGTTGCTTGAGGTGTTGGATCCGGAGCAGAACCACAACTTCAACGATCACTATCTGGAGGTCGATTACGACCTGTCCGATGTGATGTTCCTCTGCACGGCCAACTCGATGAATATTCCAGGTCCGCTGCTGGACCGTATGGAAGTGATTCGTCTGCCGGGTTACACCGAAGCTGAGAAGATCAATATCGCGATCAAATATTTGGCGCCCAAGCAGGTTCAGGCTAATGGCCTGAAGAAAACCGAGCTGGTGTTTGAAGAGGCTGCGATACGCGACATTATTCGCTATTACACCCGCGAGGCTGGCGTGCGTGGTCTCGAGCGGCAGCTTGCCAAGGTGTGCCGCAAGGTCGTCAAAGAGCACACCACCGAGAAGCGTTTTCAGGTCACGGCTACGGCCGATTCGCTAGAGCATTTTCTCGGTGTGCGTAAGCACCGCTATGGTTTGGCTGAGCAGCAGGATCAAATTGGCCAAGTTACAGGTCTTGCCTGGACCCAGGTCGGTGGTGAGTTGTTGACCATCGAAGCCGTCGTGGTGCCTGGTAAGGGGCAGCTGATAAAAACCGGCTCTCTGGGTGATGTGATGCTGGAGTCGATCACTGCTGCGCAGACGGTTGTGCGCAGTCGGGCTAAGAGTCTGGGCGTGCCTGTCGACTTCTATGAGAAGCAAGACATTCATATCCATATGCCGGAGGGGGCGACGCCCAAAGATGGCCCCAGCGCGGGCGTTGGCATGTGCACGGCGCTGGTTTCAGCCCTGACACAGATACCTGTGCGAGCGGATGTGGCAATGACCGGCGAAATTACCCTGCGCGGCCAAGTATTGGCTATTGGTGGTTTGAAAGAAAAACTACTGGCCGCTCACCGTGGTGGCATCAAGACGGTGATCATTCCAGAAGAGAATGTGCGCGATTTAAAAGAGATTCCGGAGAACATTAAGCAAGACCTGCAGATTAAACCGGTTAAATGGATTGACGAGGTCCTGCAAATTGCGCTGCAATACGCCCCGGAGCCCTTGCCTGATGCGGCTCCCATGGTTGCAAAGGATGAAAAACGCGAGACTGATTCCAAGGAGCGAATTAGCACGCATTAG
- the hupB gene encoding nucleoid-associated protein HU-beta codes for MNKSELIDAIAASADIPKAVAGRALDAVIESVTGALKAGDSVVLVGFGTFAVKERAARTGRNPQTGNPISIAAAKIPGFKAGKALKDAVN; via the coding sequence GTGAACAAGTCGGAACTGATCGATGCCATCGCTGCATCTGCTGATATCCCAAAAGCTGTCGCTGGCCGTGCGCTGGACGCAGTAATTGAATCCGTTACTGGCGCTCTGAAGGCTGGTGATTCTGTAGTGCTGGTTGGTTTCGGCACCTTCGCTGTTAAAGAGCGTGCTGCTCGTACTGGCCGTAACCCACAAACTGGTAATCCGATCAGCATCGCTGCTGCCAAGATTCCAGGCTTCAAAGCCGGTAAAGCTCTGAAAGACGCTGTTAACTAA
- a CDS encoding SurA N-terminal domain-containing protein: MLQNIRDNSQGWIAKTIIGIIVALLALTGVDAIFTSTSNSQNAAEVNGEKITSAELNQAVEMQRRQLLQQLGQDFDASLLDEKLLREAALNGLVERTLLLDSAKEAKFAFSSQALDQLILKTPEFLVDGQFNAERFDQVIRQLGYSRLQFRQMLEQEMLIGQLRAGLANSGFVTDAQVQAFAALEKQTRDFATLTLKADLDAVTLSDDDIKAYYEAQASEFMSPEQVVLEYAELKKDAFFDQVEVTDEALQSAYQNEIANLAEQRRAAHILVEVSDKLDDEQAKAKLVAVQKRLEQGEDFAVLAKELSDDSGSAGEGGDLGFAGPGVYDPAFEEALYALDENAVSAPVRSEFGWHLIKLLGVQAPEVPSFASLEEKLQRDLKARQVEQRFVEVSKDLEDAAFEASDLAQPAQELGLQVKTTEAFGRQGGTEGLSANRQVIQAAFSDEVLEDGSNSSVIELDPNTVVVVRVKEHNKPEQLPLEQVADSIRAQLTKVRASEAVKAKAEEQLAALREGQTPVAQADAKQGWNVVEAATRSHEGVEPAVLQALFRMPKPEAADKPSFAGISLSNGDFVIIRLNGVSQPEQALSDEDKAMYSRFLASRVGQQDFAAFRKQLEEKADIERF; this comes from the coding sequence ATGCTGCAAAACATCAGGGACAATTCACAAGGTTGGATTGCCAAAACCATTATCGGCATCATCGTCGCGCTGCTGGCGTTGACCGGTGTTGACGCCATTTTTACCAGCACCAGTAACAGCCAAAATGCAGCCGAAGTGAATGGTGAGAAAATCACCTCTGCTGAGCTTAACCAGGCTGTCGAAATGCAACGTCGACAGTTACTGCAGCAATTGGGGCAAGATTTTGATGCGTCCCTGCTGGACGAGAAGTTGCTGCGTGAAGCTGCTCTGAATGGTCTTGTCGAGCGCACCTTGCTGCTTGATAGCGCCAAAGAAGCCAAGTTCGCCTTTTCGTCACAAGCGCTGGATCAGCTCATTCTTAAAACACCTGAATTTCTGGTCGACGGCCAGTTCAACGCCGAGCGTTTTGATCAGGTTATCCGTCAGTTGGGTTACAGCCGTTTGCAGTTCCGCCAGATGCTTGAGCAGGAAATGCTGATCGGTCAGCTACGCGCTGGCTTGGCTAACAGCGGCTTTGTCACCGATGCCCAGGTGCAAGCATTTGCCGCACTGGAAAAGCAGACGCGTGACTTCGCGACCCTCACCCTCAAAGCTGACCTGGATGCGGTCACGCTCAGCGATGACGACATCAAGGCCTACTACGAAGCTCAAGCCAGCGAGTTTATGAGCCCTGAGCAGGTGGTGCTGGAGTACGCCGAGCTGAAAAAAGATGCGTTCTTCGATCAGGTTGAAGTCACTGACGAAGCGCTGCAAAGCGCTTATCAGAATGAAATCGCCAACCTCGCCGAACAGCGCCGCGCCGCGCATATTCTGGTTGAAGTGAGCGACAAGCTGGATGACGAACAAGCCAAAGCCAAGCTGGTTGCGGTGCAAAAGCGTCTGGAGCAAGGCGAGGATTTCGCCGTGCTGGCCAAAGAGCTCTCCGATGATTCGGGCTCGGCAGGTGAAGGCGGCGATCTGGGCTTTGCCGGCCCAGGCGTATATGACCCAGCTTTTGAGGAAGCGCTCTACGCGCTGGATGAAAATGCTGTATCGGCGCCAGTGCGCAGTGAGTTTGGTTGGCACTTGATCAAGCTGTTAGGTGTTCAGGCGCCTGAAGTGCCGAGCTTTGCCAGCCTCGAAGAAAAACTGCAACGCGACCTCAAGGCACGTCAGGTCGAGCAGCGTTTTGTTGAAGTCTCCAAAGACCTTGAAGATGCTGCATTTGAAGCGTCGGATCTGGCTCAGCCTGCTCAAGAGTTAGGTTTGCAGGTCAAGACCACTGAGGCCTTTGGCCGCCAGGGTGGTACTGAAGGGTTGAGCGCTAATCGTCAGGTCATCCAGGCTGCATTCAGCGATGAAGTACTGGAAGACGGTAGTAACAGCAGTGTGATCGAGCTTGATCCAAACACCGTGGTGGTGGTGCGCGTCAAAGAGCACAACAAGCCTGAGCAATTACCGCTTGAGCAAGTTGCTGACAGTATTCGCGCTCAGTTGACCAAGGTTCGTGCAAGCGAGGCTGTCAAAGCCAAAGCTGAAGAGCAGCTGGCTGCTCTGCGTGAAGGTCAAACGCCGGTTGCACAGGCTGATGCTAAGCAGGGCTGGAATGTTGTCGAAGCCGCAACGCGCAGCCATGAGGGTGTTGAGCCTGCCGTGCTGCAAGCACTGTTCCGTATGCCCAAGCCTGAAGCTGCCGACAAGCCAAGCTTCGCCGGTATTAGCTTGAGCAATGGTGATTTTGTGATCATTCGCCTCAATGGCGTGAGCCAACCTGAGCAAGCGCTGTCGGACGAGGATAAGGCCATGTACAGCCGCTTCCTCGCCTCACGCGTCGGTCAGCAGGACTTCGCCGCGTTCCGTAAGCAGCTGGAAGAGAAGGCGGATATCGAGCGCTTCTGA
- the fabI gene encoding enoyl-ACP reductase FabI, whose product MGFLSGKRVLIVGVASKLSIASGIAAAMHREGAELAFTYQNEKLKGRVEGFAADWGSNAELCFPCDVASDDEIASVFEALSKKWDGLDCIVHSVGFAPGDQLDGDFTDVTTREGFRIAHDISAYSFVALAKAGREMMKGRNGSLLTLSYLGAERTMPNYNVMGMAKASLEAGVRYLAGSLGPEGTRVNAISAGPIRTLAASGIKSFRKMLAANEKQTPLRRNVTIDEVGNAGAFLCSDLASGVSGEIMYVDGGFNTTAMGAMEE is encoded by the coding sequence ATGGGTTTTCTAAGCGGCAAGCGCGTACTGATCGTTGGCGTCGCCAGCAAACTGTCCATCGCCTCCGGCATCGCGGCAGCCATGCACCGTGAAGGGGCCGAACTGGCCTTCACCTACCAGAACGAAAAGCTCAAGGGCCGCGTTGAAGGCTTTGCTGCTGACTGGGGCTCAAACGCTGAGCTGTGCTTCCCGTGTGATGTGGCCAGCGATGACGAGATCGCCTCGGTATTCGAAGCCCTGAGCAAGAAGTGGGACGGTCTGGATTGCATCGTTCACTCCGTAGGTTTCGCCCCAGGCGATCAACTGGACGGCGACTTCACCGACGTCACCACCCGTGAAGGCTTCCGCATCGCTCACGACATCAGCGCCTACAGCTTTGTTGCCCTGGCCAAAGCCGGCCGCGAGATGATGAAAGGCCGCAACGGCAGCCTGCTCACCCTCTCCTACCTGGGTGCCGAGCGCACCATGCCTAACTACAACGTCATGGGCATGGCCAAAGCCAGCCTGGAAGCGGGTGTACGTTACCTGGCCGGCAGCCTCGGCCCAGAAGGCACTCGTGTTAACGCCATCTCCGCCGGCCCGATCCGCACACTGGCAGCGTCTGGTATCAAGAGCTTCCGCAAAATGCTCGCAGCCAACGAGAAGCAAACCCCACTGCGTCGCAACGTGACCATCGATGAAGTCGGCAACGCCGGTGCCTTCCTCTGCTCCGACCTGGCCTCGGGCGTCAGCGGTGAGATCATGTACGTCGACGGCGGCTTCAACACCACCGCCATGGGCGCGATGGAAGAGTAA
- a CDS encoding ABC transporter ATP-binding protein has translation MTDSNTLIEVRDLAVEFVTGSRKQRVLENISFDIKRGETLALVGESGSGKSVTAHSILRLLPYPLAQHPSGSIHYAGQDLLKLNENKLRGIRGNRIAMVFQEPMTSLNPLHSIEKQINEVLALHKGLRGKAATARTLELLDLVGIPEPHKRLKAYPHELSGGQRQRVVIAMALANEPELLIADEPTTALDVTVQLKILELLKDLQARLGMAILLISHDLNLVRRIAHRVCVMQRGHIVEEAACETLFNAPQHPYTRELLGAEPTGDPVDQPPGKPMLEIDNLRVWFPIKKGLLRRTVDHVKAVDGINFSLPQGHTLGIVGESGSGKSTLGLAILRLLGSQGGIRFQGQAIDALSHEDVRPLRRQMQVVFQDPFGSLSPRMSVAQIVGEGLQIHRMGSEAEQEQAIIDALIEVDLDPETRHRYPHEFSGGQRQRIAIARALVLKPALILLDEPTSALDRTVQRQVVELLRSLQAKYNLTYLFISHDLAVVRALSHQIMVVKEGKVVEQGPAARVFNAPQDIYTQQLLEAAFMVPAD, from the coding sequence AGTGCGCGACCTGGCGGTCGAGTTCGTTACTGGCAGCCGCAAACAGCGTGTGCTGGAAAACATCAGCTTCGACATCAAGCGCGGCGAAACCCTGGCCCTGGTGGGCGAAAGCGGCTCCGGTAAATCGGTCACGGCGCACTCGATTCTGCGTCTACTGCCCTACCCACTGGCCCAGCATCCCAGCGGCAGCATTCACTATGCCGGGCAGGATTTACTCAAACTCAATGAGAACAAGCTGCGCGGTATCCGCGGTAACCGTATCGCCATGGTCTTTCAAGAACCCATGACGTCGCTGAACCCGCTGCACAGCATCGAAAAGCAGATCAATGAAGTGCTGGCCTTGCACAAAGGTCTGCGGGGCAAAGCCGCAACGGCGCGCACCCTGGAGTTGCTCGACCTGGTCGGCATTCCCGAGCCACACAAGCGGCTAAAAGCTTATCCGCATGAGTTGTCGGGCGGCCAACGCCAGCGCGTGGTGATCGCCATGGCACTGGCCAACGAGCCCGAACTGCTGATTGCTGACGAGCCGACTACCGCGTTGGACGTCACCGTGCAGTTGAAGATCCTAGAGCTGCTTAAGGATCTGCAGGCACGCTTGGGCATGGCCATTCTACTGATCAGCCACGATCTCAATCTGGTGCGGCGAATTGCTCACCGGGTCTGCGTCATGCAGCGCGGGCATATCGTCGAAGAGGCCGCTTGCGAGACATTGTTCAACGCCCCACAACACCCCTACACGCGCGAATTGCTTGGGGCCGAACCCACTGGTGACCCAGTCGACCAGCCGCCCGGCAAACCCATGCTGGAAATCGACAACCTGCGCGTGTGGTTCCCAATCAAAAAGGGCCTGCTACGGCGCACGGTTGACCATGTCAAAGCCGTGGACGGCATCAACTTCAGCCTGCCACAGGGGCATACCCTGGGTATCGTCGGGGAAAGCGGTTCCGGGAAATCCACCCTGGGTTTAGCGATTTTGCGCCTGCTCGGCAGTCAAGGCGGCATCCGCTTCCAGGGCCAGGCCATCGACGCGCTTTCACATGAAGATGTACGCCCACTGCGCCGGCAGATGCAGGTGGTCTTCCAGGACCCCTTCGGTAGCCTCAGCCCGCGCATGTCGGTCGCTCAAATTGTCGGTGAAGGCTTGCAGATCCACCGCATGGGCAGCGAAGCCGAACAGGAGCAGGCCATTATCGACGCGCTGATTGAGGTCGACCTTGACCCTGAAACCCGCCATCGCTACCCCCATGAATTCTCCGGCGGCCAGCGTCAACGCATTGCCATCGCCCGTGCCCTCGTGCTGAAACCGGCGCTGATTCTGCTCGATGAACCGACCTCTGCCCTCGACCGCACCGTGCAGCGCCAGGTAGTCGAACTGCTACGCTCGCTGCAAGCTAAATACAACCTGACCTATCTGTTTATCAGCCATGACCTTGCCGTCGTCAGGGCCCTCAGCCATCAAATCATGGTGGTCAAGGAAGGCAAAGTGGTGGAACAAGGCCCGGCAGCACGTGTCTTTAACGCACCACAGGACATCTATACACAGCAGTTGCTGGAAGCGGCCTTTATGGTCCCAGCTGATTAA